In the Deferribacterota bacterium genome, one interval contains:
- a CDS encoding AAA family ATPase: MRLKALTIQGFKSFASKVTINFDEGVSCIVGPNGSGKSNILDAFKWALGEQNVKELRGDNIEDILFNGSANRQKANFATVSITFTDIDEEISNKWGSFSELTITRKLYRSGERKYLINNKNCRLKDIKEFLYDNGISYKSIVLIEQGKIDKIVQASSEQLRDIFEEFAGIINYRDKKKESLNKLEESLSNLERVADILREVEENKKVLYKQLLELKEYNKLLEQRDEIKKKILFIDYVKVSKKLGGISDKKKVLNSYIEEFTSAYNNILNIYLKLKKFLGTFEKLFNFVENSYYSVENRYSEIKNSIVLTEERLKHSNNELKRLLDREKSLEFENEEYAQKIKSAESDLKTLSSKIGIELNKEKESEEE, translated from the coding sequence TTGCGTTTAAAGGCTTTAACTATTCAAGGTTTTAAGTCTTTTGCTTCTAAAGTTACCATTAATTTTGATGAAGGTGTCTCTTGCATTGTTGGTCCTAATGGTTCAGGTAAAAGTAATATTTTAGATGCTTTTAAGTGGGCTTTAGGTGAGCAAAATGTTAAAGAATTAAGAGGGGATAATATAGAAGATATACTCTTTAACGGATCTGCAAATAGACAAAAAGCCAATTTTGCAACTGTTTCAATAACATTCACTGATATAGATGAAGAGATTTCAAATAAATGGGGTTCATTTTCAGAATTAACAATTACTAGAAAACTTTACAGAAGTGGGGAAAGGAAATATTTAATAAATAATAAAAATTGTAGATTAAAGGATATTAAGGAATTTCTCTATGATAATGGCATAAGTTATAAGAGTATAGTGTTAATTGAACAGGGAAAAATTGATAAAATTGTACAGGCATCAAGTGAGCAGTTGAGGGATATATTTGAGGAATTTGCAGGCATTATTAACTATAGGGATAAAAAGAAAGAATCATTAAATAAACTTGAGGAATCTTTAAGCAATTTAGAAAGGGTAGCTGATATCTTAAGGGAGGTTGAGGAGAATAAGAAGGTTTTATATAAACAGCTTTTAGAGCTTAAGGAATATAATAAATTATTAGAACAAAGGGATGAAATAAAGAAAAAGATTTTATTTATTGATTATGTGAAGGTCTCAAAAAAGCTAGGCGGTATTAGTGATAAAAAGAAGGTTTTGAATAGTTATATTGAGGAATTTACTTCTGCATATAACAATATATTAAATATATATCTAAAGTTAAAAAAGTTTTTAGGTACTTTTGAGAAATTATTTAATTTTGTAGAGAATAGTTATTATAGTGTTGAAAATAGATATAGCGAGATAAAAAATAGTATAGTTTTAACTGAGGAACGCCTTAAACATTCAAATAATGAACTAAAAAGACTGCTAGATAGAGAGAAATCATTGGAGTTTGAAAACGAAGAATATGCTCAAAAAATAAAAAGTGCTGAAAGTGATTTAAAAACTTTAAGCTCTAAAATAGGTATAGAATTAAATAAGGAAAAAGAGAGTGAAGAGGAG